From the Gasterosteus aculeatus chromosome 13, fGasAcu3.hap1.1, whole genome shotgun sequence genome, one window contains:
- the naaladl1 gene encoding aminopeptidase NAALADL1 yields the protein MIKQALIGILCGAVALTVGILIGHYGITKSNGSWAKDVAKDVDESLVEKFLSEVDSSHIRENLRELTKVPHMATTAGDEQTVQLMLKRWQDPDAGLDQAWREEYLVYLSFPDPKNPNKVTVVSPADAVLYTAREKEKVYPPDQDDAEVVQPYAAYSPAGQPKGKLVYANQGKPSDYKLLSETVDLRGTIAITRYGGAGRADKAINAAPYGVSGVLVYTDPLDINDGLMSDASETYPHSWYMPPSGVERGSFNTHYGDMLTPYLAAKEETYRIPAESITGIPPIPIQPIGFEDAYKLICELGGRAAPDAWRGGFNCTYNFGGPGFKSTSAFNESDVKLAIFNTEVVKNSSNVMGVIRGSVEPDRYVIYGNHRDSWVHGAIDPSSGTSVMLELTRVLGRMVKQGTWRPRRSIIFGSWGAEEFGLIGSAEYTEQYFTKLSERTVAYINVDIAVFANATLRASGMPSLQNVIFKATKQVDAPGLGATSVYDNWIRYANRTSSAHGPIPRVGYLTGAGSDYAAFVHYLGIASMDISYTYDRSKTNARIYPAYHTAYDTFDYASKFIDPGFISHQAIARTAGNVLIRLADSLVLPLNCSDYAESLEDYLNTAVPLYQSKLQAQGISMEPLKRAVASFRSAATHLDQVIRSSDLANETPLKVRRINDQLMLLDRAFLDPLAFPDKYAYRHVIWASSSAGKPTFPGLADAFANAELTVGSWARVHYHLSVLSQAIEGAAHTLADVI from the exons ATGATAAAGCAAGCATTGATTGGGATTCTGTGCGGTGCTGTCGCACTGACCGTGGGGATCCTGATCGGCCACTACGGCATCACCAAGAGCAACGGCTCTTGGGCGAAGGACGTGGCCAAGGACGTGGACGAGAGCCTCGTTGAGAAGTTTTTGTCTGAGGTGGACAGCAGCCACATTCGGGAAAACCTCCG GGAGCTGACCAAAGTGCCCCACATGGCCACCACAGCTGGAGACGAGCAGACAGTGCAGCTCATGCTGAAGAGATGGCAGGACCCCGACGCGGGTCTGGACCAGGCCTGGAGAGAGGAGTACCTCGTCTACCTGTCTTTCCCTGACCCCAAGAACCCCAACAAGGTCACTGTTG TGAGCCCCGCTGATGCTGTGCTGTACACCGCCagggaaaaagagaaagtcTACCCTCCGGACCAAGATGACGCCGAGGTGGTGCAGCCGTACGCCGCTTACTCCCCTGCTGGACAGCCCAAG ggAAAACTGGTGTACGCCAACCAGGGGAAACCAAGTGACTACAAGCTGTTGAGTGAAACTGTGGACTTGAGAGGAACTATCGCAATCACCAGATATGGCGGAGCGGGAAGAGCTGATAAA GCCATCAATGCGGCACCCTACGGAGTCAGCGGCGTGCTCGTCTACACGGACCCATTGGACATCAACGATGGTCTCATGTCGGACGCCAGTGAGACGTATCCTCACTCCTGGTACATGCCGCCATCTGGCGTGGAGAGAGGTTCTTTCAACACTCACTATGGAGACATGCTCACTCCCTACCTGGCTGCCAAAG AGGAAACCTACAGGATTCCAGCCGAGAGCATCACTGGGATTCCTCCCATTCCAATCCAACCCATCGGGTTCGAGGATGCCTACAAGCTTATCTG TGAGCTAGGTGGAAGAGCAGCTCCAGATGCATGGCGGGGAGGATTCAACTGCACCTACAACTTTGGCGGCCCAGGATTCAAATCAACATCTGCCTTTAACGAAAG TGACGTGAAACTGGCAATCTTCAACACGGAAGTGGTAAAGAACTCCTCCAATGTGATGGGAGTGATCCGAGGGAGTGTGGAGCCAG aCAGGTATGTGATCTATGGGAACCACAGGGACAGCTGGGTTCACGGTGCCATCGACCCGAGCAGCGGGACCTCCGTCATGCTGGAACTGACCAGAGTGCTGGGCAGGATGGTGAAGCAGG GCACTTGGAGGCCTCGCAGGTCCATCATCTTTGGAAGCTGGGGGGCAGAGGAGTTTGGCCTTATCGGGTCTGCAGAATACACCGAG cAATACTTCACCAAGCTGAGCGAGCGAACTGTTGCTTACATCAATGTGGATATAGCTGTTTTTG CCAACGCCACTCTCAGGGCTTCTGGGATGCCTTCCCTTCAGAACGTCATCTTCAAAGCCACAAAACAG GTCGATGCGCCTGGACTGGGCGCCACATCTGTGTACGACAACTGGATCCGATATGCCAACAGGACGAGCTCGGCCCATGGGCCCATTCCCAG GGTGGGATACTTGACAGGAGCAGGGAGTGACTACGCCGCCTTCGTCCATTACCTGGGAATCGCTTCGATGGACATTTCGTACACATACGACAGG AGTAAAACAAATGCTCGGATATACCCGGCGTACCACACAGCGTACGACACCTTCGACTACGCTTCGAAGTTCATTGATCCTG ggtTCATCAGTCACCAGGCCATTGCTAGGACAGCAGGAAACGTTCTGATCCGACTGGCTGACAGCCTGGTGCTGCCATTGAACTGTAGCGACTACGCAGAGAGTCTGGAGGACTACCTCAACACAGCAGTCCCCCTGTATCAGTCCAAACTGCAAGCTCAGGGAATCTCCATGG aaCCACTGAAACGCGCCGTGGCCAGCTTTCGCAGCGCCGCTACTCATTTGGACCAGGTCATTCGCAGTTCCGACCTGGCAAATGAAAC GCCGCTGAAGGTCAGAAGGATCAACGACCAGCTCATGCTGCTGGACCGAGCCTTCTTGGACCCTCTGGCCTTCCCAGATAAATATGCATACAG GCATGTTATCTGGGCCTCGAGTAGCGCCGGTAAGCCAACCTTTCCGGGTCTGGCTGATGCCTTTGCCAACGCCGAGTTAACAGTCGGCTCCTGGGCCAGAGTGCACTACCACCTGTCGGTCCTGAGCCAGGCCATCGAGGGCGCAGCACACACGCTGGCTGATGTCATATAG
- the erap1b gene encoding endoplasmic reticulum aminopeptidase 1b → MLAAPLLLLLPLLVPFPPSSGAQLPNQGRVEEAPVATNGQPFPWGRMRLPKTVSPLHYDLSLHPNLTTMDFKGVVRIQLDVQEDTGAIVLHAKQMQVSNAWLLAPEGARPLRVLEYPRFHQLALLSDAVLTRGRKYEVQLEFAANLSDSFHGFYKSSYRTSTGEVRVLASTQFEATYARAAFPCFDEPAFKANFTIQIIREPRHISISNMPKVKTVLLPGGLLEDHFDTSVKMSTYLVAYIVSDFLSVSKTTRHGVKISVYAVPEKIDQTAFALDAAVQLLDFYDDYFDIPYPLPKQDLAAIPDFQSGAMENWGLTTYRETGLLFDPDKSSASDRLGLAKVIAHELAHQWFGNLVTMEWWNDLWLNEGFAKFMEYVSLRVTYPELQVDDIFLGKCFEAMEVDSLSSSHPVSTDVENPTQIQEMFDDVSYDKGACILNMLRDFLTPEAFEVGIIRYLKRYSYQNTVNSHLWESLSNICNSDDLDEGRKHKEFCSERSLQSGASKWYSGDELDVRAIMDTWTLQEGFPLVTVEVRGREVRLSQERYLKTADRSLTEGFLWQIPLTYMTSASNTIHRFLLKTKTDVLYLPEEADWVKFNVDMSGFYMVHYAGEGWNSLIRLLQHNHTALSSNDRASLIHNVFQLVSTGNVRLDTALELSLYLSRETEIMAVTQGFQELVPLYKLMEKRDMAALENRMKDYIVDLFRGLIDRQEWTDSGSVSERVLRSYLLLFGSVRNYAPCVTKATQLFNRWRDSEGTMSLPVDVTMAVFVIGARTPEGWDFLFEEYRRSLQMSLKSRLKSAMSISHLQDKLKWMMEQSLHGEVMKTQDLPGVVVSISKNPRGYKLAWDFLRANWHTLIKKFELGSSTISHLVIEVTNQYSTREMLDEVRSFFGSLTEESGAKMRCIRQTYETIEENIRWMDKNLPLLQAWLDRRSRRQREDL, encoded by the exons ATGTTGGCGGCACCTCTTCTCCTGCTGTTGCCGCTGCTGgttccctttcctccctcctcaggAGCCCAGCTGCCAAACCAGGGCCGAGTCGAGGAGGCCCCCGTGGCCACCAACGGCCAGCCGTTCCCCTGGGGGCGCATGAGGCTCCCCAAAACCGTCTCCCCTTTACACTACGACCTGAGCCTCCACCCCAACCTGACCACCATGGACTTCAAGGGAGTGGTCCGCATCCAGCTGGATGTGCAGGAAGACACCGGCGCCATCGTTCTCCACGCCAAGCAGATGCAGGTATCCAACGCGTGGCTCCTGGCGCCCGAAGGCGCGAGGCCCCTCCGGGTGTTGGAGTACCCTCGTTTCCATCAGCTCGCCCTGCTGTCGGACGCGGTGCTGACCAGGGGGAGAAAGTACGAAGTTCAGCTGGAGTTCGCTGCCAACCTCTCTGACAGCTTTCACGGTTTCTACAAGAGCAGCTACCGCACCAGCACCGGGGAAGTCCG GGTTCTGGCATCCACGCAGTTCGAAGCCACCTACGCCCGCGCAGCTTTCCCCTGTTTTGACGAGCCCGCCTTCAAAGCCAACTTCACCATACAGATCATACGAGAGCCGCGGCACATATCCATTTCCAACATGCCCAAG GTGAAAACTGTGCTGTTACCGGGCGGTTTGCTTGAGGATCACTTCGACACTTCTGTCAAAATGAGTACGTACCTGGTGGCCTACATTGTGtccgacttcctgtctgtgagCAAGACCACCCGGCATGGCGTCAAG ATCTCCGTCTACGCCGTCCCGGAGAAGATCGACCAGACGGCCTTCGCGCTGGATGCAGCTGTCCAGCTGTTGGACTTCTACGATGACTATTTTGATATTCCTTACCCCCTTCCCAAACAGG ACCTGGCGGCGATCCCTGACTTCCAGTCGGGTGCGATGGAGAACTGGGGGCTGACCACCTACAGAGAGACGGGCCTCCTCTTCGACCCCGACAAGTCCTCGGCTTCAGACAGACTGGGACTCGCCAAGGTCATCGCCCACGAGCTCGCACACCAG TGGTTTGGTAACCTGGTGACGATGGAGTGGTGGAATGACCTCTGGCTCAACGAGGGTTTCGCCAAGTTCATGGAGTATGTTTCGCTCCGCGTCACCTACCCGGAGCTGCAAGTG GACGACATCTTCTTGGGGAAGTGTTTTGAGGCCATGGAGGTCGACTCCCTCAGCTCGTCCCACCCGGTCTCCACCGATGTAGAAAATCCCACTCAGATCCAGGAGATGTTCGACGACGTTTCCTACGACAAG GGGGCGTGTATTCTGAACATGCTGCGGGACTTCCTGACTCCGGAGGCTTTTGAGGTCGGCATCATCCGGTACCTCAAACGCTACAGCTACCAAAACACGGTCAACAGCCACCTGTGGGAGAGCCTGAGTAAT ATCTGCAACTCGGACGATCTAGACGAAGGCCGGAAACACAAAGAATTCTGCTCCGAGCGAAGCCTCCAGTCCGGAGCCTCT aaaTGGTACTCTGGGGATGAGCTGGATGTCCGGGCCATCATGGACACCTGGACCCTGCAGGAGGGCTTCCCTCTGGTCActgtggaggtcagaggtcgggaggTCAGGCTCAGTCAGGAGCGTTACCTGAAGACAGCCGACCGCTCCCTCACCGAAGG ATTCCTGTGGCAGATCCCACTGACCTACATGACCAGCGCCTCCAACACCATCCACCGCTTCCTGCTTAAGACAAAAACCG ATGTCCTGTACCTGCCGGAGGAGGCGGACTGGGTGAAGTTCAACGTCGACATGAGCGGCTTCTACATGGTCCACTACGCGGGCGAAGGGTGGAACTCCCTCATCCGACTGCTGCAACACAACCACACGGCCCTGAGCAGCAACGACCGCGCCAGCCTCATCCACAATGTCTTCCAGCTGGTCAG CACGGGCAACGTGAGGCTGGACACGGCGCTGGAGCTGTCTCTGTACCTGTCCAGGGAGACTGAGATCATGGCTGTGACTCAGGGCTTCCAAGAGCTCGTACCTCTCTACAAACTGATGGAGAAGAGAGACATGGCTGCCCTGGAGAACCGGATGAAG GACTACATTGTTGATCTGTTCCGGGGGCTGATCGATCGTCAGGAGTGGACTGACTCTGGATCAGTGTCCGAGCGAGTGCTGAGGAGCtacctgctgctgtttggctcCGTCAGGAACTACGCTCCCTGTGTGACCAAGGCCACCCAGCTCTTCAACAGGTGGAGGGACTCTGAGGGCACCATGAG CCTCCCCGTCGATGTCACCATGGCAGTGTTTGTGATCGGAGCTCGAACCCCGGAGGGGTGGGACTTCCTGTTTGAGGAGTACCGCCGCTCGCTGCAAATGTCTTTGAAGAGCCGCTTGAAGTCCGCGATGAGCATCAGCCACCTGCAGGACAAGCTCAAGTG GATGATGGAGCAGAGCCTCCACGGCGAGGTGATGAAGACCCAGGACCTCCCGGGCGTGGTCGTCTCCATCAGCAAGAACCCCCGGGGCTACAAACTGGCCTGGGACTTCCTCCGAGCCAACTGGCACACTCTGATCAAGAA